From one Mytilus edulis chromosome 1, xbMytEdul2.2, whole genome shotgun sequence genomic stretch:
- the LOC139496120 gene encoding uncharacterized protein has product MSKCRIYLSGAHSTGKTTILSDLKPFLNVQFEEEIARRVIMKLGWKRDDFLPETQPENFLKLNEEILQRQIQRDEENSIMSKDFIADRCIDPLIYVQKYIGNEALRKFREIPGVLEWTDRLKTALIFVVKPQKECIVDDEVRLSPKLEELDAFHNSILREYKLLGIPVFEITELDRQKRKAFILEKIQQRFPSVLISF; this is encoded by the exons ATGTCGAAGTGTCGGATTTATTTATCTGGTGCTCACAGTACAGGGAAAACAACCATACTGAGTGATTTAAAGCCTTTCTTGAACGTGCAGTTCGAAGAAGAAATTGCGAGACGTGTGATTATGAAATTAGGCTGGAAACGTGATGATTTTTTACCCGAAACACAACCTGaaaattttcttaaattgaaCGAGGAAATTCTCCAACGTCAAATACAGAGGGATGAGGAAAATAGCATTATGTCTAAAG ACTTTATTGCTGATCGTTGTATTGACCCTTTGATTTACGTGCAAAAATACATTGGAAATGAAGCATTGAGAAAATTTCGTGAAATACCAGGAGTTTTGGAATGGACAGATAG gtTAAAAACAGCTTTAATATTTGTAGTCAAACCTCAAAAGGAATGTATTGTGGACGATGAAGTTCGACTTTCACCGAAATTAGAAGAACTTGATGCCTTCCACAACAGTATACTGCGGGAATACAAACTCCTAGGAATTCCTGTGTTTGAAATTACAGAACTTGATAGACAAAAAAGAAAAGCGTTTATACTAGAAAAAATACAGCAAAGATTTCCTAGTGTTCTGATTTCATTTTAA